TGCCACTTTGGAATCCCTTTCATTGCCCTATAGCTCCCTTCTATTCGCCTATAATCTTTACAAGGACCCTTTTGTTGCGCTGTCCGTCGAATTCTCCGTAAAAGATCTGCTCCCATGGCCCAAAGTCAAGCCCTCCATCTGTAATAGCAACTACGACCTCTCTCCCCATCAATGTCCTTTTAAGATGAGCATCACCATTATCCTCACCAGTAAGATTGTGCCTGTATTTTTTGACATTGTATGGCGCGAGTTTCTCGACCCATTCCAGAAAATCCTGATGCAAGCCGCTCTCGTTATCATTAATAAAAATGCTGGATGTAATATGCATACTATTAACAAGGCACATACCTTCCTTTACCTTGCTCTTTTTTAGAGCTGCAGCCACCTGCTGTGTGATATTTACAATATCATACCGGTTCTTTGTATTAAACGTAAGGTATTCTGTATGTGCTTTCAATGTTTTAGTCTCCCTCCTATTCTTTCCTGTAGTGTTCCCATTGGGCATATCATACACCAGGCCCTGTGTTTTGTTGTCACGCCTAAAGCTATAGAGATAATGGTTGTAATAACACACATCGAGACGAAGATCGCTCCTATTGCAACTATACTTCCGCCAGAGCGGATTACGCGAAACACTACAAACGCCATAAGCAGGCTAAATACAAGCCAGCGAAACCATTTCTTCGTAAATATCTTGGGGGCAGGCTTTTTGCGACTGACTTTTGAAAGCACACTATCTAAAAAGGCACCGCGCGGACACAAATTCCAGCACCAATATCTACCTTTAAAAAAAGATAGGGTTAAAAAGAAAACCATCATTGCCAGGACTATGTAGCCCAACATGGGGTAAAATAGCCCGCCTATTACAATAACAGGCAAAAACCATATCATCACAAGCTGTGTCTTTTTCATAATATCATGTTAACACAAAAGGAAATCATCTACAAGCCTTGCTGTTTCGAGCATAGTGTTTATGCGGGTGACTTTGTTTCTTAGGGGCTTTGTTCCTTTAAAGTAGCGCGTGTACCATATGAAGAATTTCCTGAAATTCACAACACCCCTTCTTTCCCCGTAAAAATCACAGCCCAGGTCAAGATGAAGTTTCATGGTCTTTGCTATATCTTTTATCGAAGGCCTTTTTAATATCTTGCCTGTTTTCAGGAATTCTTTTATTTCTTTAAAAATCCACGGATTGCCCAGCGCGCCGCGGGCCACTGTTATGGCATCACAGCCTGTCTCGTCCAGCATCCTCTTGGCCAACTCCGCACTTAAAATATCGCCGCTCCCCACGATAGGGATATCAACAGCCTTTTTTATCATTCTTATTGCTTTATAATTTACTTTACCGCTGTAGCCCTGCTCTTTGGTCCTGCCGTGAACAAACAAGGCATGTATACCCGCATCCTGGGCATACAGGGCAATATCCCTGGCATGAGAAAAATCATTCCAGCCCAGACGAATCTTTGCTGTAACAGGGCGATCTGAATTTTTAACTATTAATTTTAATAATTTATTTAGTGTCTTAGGGGTTTTGAGTAGAGCCGCGCCTTCTCCCCTGCTGGTAATTTTTTTCTGAGGACAAGCCGCGTTAAAATCAAGGATGTCCATCTGGTAGTCTTGAAGCTTCTCAAGCGCCTTTAGAATAAACTCTTTCTTTGCTCCGAGGATCTGAACTCCTAAAGGCTTGTCTTCCTTAGAGGTCTTCATCATTTCCTGAGTTTTTCTACTTGAGTAGCTCAAGGAACGGCAGTTTATCATCTCAAGAAAACAAAATCCGCACCCGAACCCGCGATTGAGCATCCTGAACGGCAAAGAGCTTATCCCTGCCATGGGAGAAAGGAATACTTTATCTGTTAAGAGAGGCATTAAGAGCTCTGAATGTCACATCATTATCCGTAGTTGCCAGGACTATTTTGGCTGGACATCCGCTTGAACAAGTCGTGCAATAAAAATAATTTATATTGATCCCATTATTGGCAAGTATTACAGAAACATTCTTTAATGACCCGGGTTTGTTTTCAAGTTCTATAACAATAACGTCTCTTTCTTCAATATACTCATACTCATTATTAACTAATTCCGCGATTGCTTCCTGATTATTATCAGTTATAAATGTAAGATTGCCCTGCCTGCCAGTTTGATTCGAATACCCGACTATAGTCTCTACATTTATGCCATGATTCACTAAGAACGACATCATCCGCGACAGCGCCCCGACTTCATTTTTAGTTAATACGCTGATTTCTTTTGCCTTTACCAGATTCTTGATCACGTAAGCCCCCTTTCGCTATTCATGCCTTATATTTTACCTCTAAATCACAAAATATCAAGGCACAAATGATGTTGACTGATCTGATTCATTGTGGTTTAATATATAAAAAAAAGGGGGTTCTAATGGGATTAGAAGTAAAGATCACTAAGAAAAAGGATTACGTTTATTCAGTTGAGCTGAAAGGGCCCATTGACAGTAAGACCTATCAGGAGTTGGAACAGGAATTAAACGAGATCACTAATGAAAGCACAAAGGCAGTGATCCTGGACATGAGTGGGGTTGACTATGTGAGCAGTATGGGCGTAAAGGTGGTAATTACAGCAAAGAAGTCTTTGGAAAGAAAAAAGGCAAGCTTTGCCATGGTGGACTTACAGCCTCAGGTTAAAAAGGTGTTTGATATGCTGAAGATCCTGCCCATGTTTGACATATTTGATGACGCGCCTGAGGCAGATAAATATATCGACCAGATCATAAAGGATGAGATTAAAAAGCAGTCTACATGAAGGCTGCTTATTTCAATACTTTCAGAACACCTCTGGCACTTTTTGGCATAGTGCCCTTATTTTCTATTAGTATCTCTTCTGCTGACAAGCTCTTTCCGTAAAGCGTTTTATTGCCATCCAGGTGTTCCTTAATGACCGCGCCTTCTAACTTAATACCGACAAACAGCCCCCTGCTTCTGGAATAAGCAAGTATGCCGCCTTTTAGCTGCACATCTGTTGAGGCCTGAGCCTCTCTTCCCACTGGGCCAGCAGCTACTGCAGCATCTGCGCCTAATTTGAACTTTCCCTGCAGAAGTCCGTCCACGCTGCGCTTATTCATGATAAGCAGGACTATGTCTGTTGCCTGACCGCCTATCTGCCAGCCAATACTCCCTCCTGCCAGAGTAAAGATAGCAGGACTTGACCACCTGTCTTTTGAATTATTCCGCACCATGATTATGCCCTGGCCGTATTTTGCGCCTATGCCCAGACCTGCAGATACAGTATTAGGGAAAATCGCGACAGCCTGGCATTTCCCAATAAGATCTTCTGGTATATGCTGATCTGGCATACCCTGTACCTCAGATAAGACCTTGCCTGATTCTTCTACGAGCCGCGTCCATTTATTCCCTTCAGCTATTGCATGACTATAAAAAACAGTGCTTAATAAAAATATAGCGCAAACCAAAATTTTGCATAGCTTCACTTCAACACCTCCAATATCTTTTCATGAATCTTTCTGTTAGAAGCAACGATGTAGGATTTTTTTTGCGTATCAATCTCTTCTCCGTGTCTGCCTGTAACTTTACCACCAGCCTCTTCTACAATGAGTCTGCCTGCGGCAAAATCCCACGGGCTGAGTTCAAATTCCCAAAAACCAGCTGCGCGGCCGCACGCGACATTACACAGATCAAGCGCTGCAGCGCCAAATCTTCGCAGGCCCAGAATTCGCTTAAAGAAAAACTCTTTTATGTTGCCAAGGGTCTCGACCATTGACTCGGCCCTGTTATAATAGAATCCTGTAATAAGGAGGGATTTTTCAAAGCTATCTGCGGAATTGACCTTTATTGATTCCCTGTTTAAAAACGCGCCTCTCCCTTTCTCCGCATAAAATAACTCATTCCTCATCACATCATACACAACGCCCAATATTGTCTCATTGCCTTTAGTAAGCGCGATCGAAACACAGAAAATAGGCAGCCCGCATGAAAAATTATTCGTGCCATCCAGAGGATCAATGATCCACGTATATTCAGAATCTGTCCTAGCGTATTTTTCTTCTTCAGCTATAAAATTATGTTGAGGGAAATATTTTTTTATTAAAGATACTACAGCCCTCTCGCCCTCAATATCTGCCCTGGTCACGAGGTCAAACGAAGACGACTTTATCTTTATGCCCCCTTTGCAGCCAAAATACTTCTTATGGATCTTCCCGGCTTTCCTGGCTGCCTTTATGGCAAGATTAAGATGACTTATCAAATCGCCTCTATTGTCGAAGGTGGCTTTTTAGTGATATTATAAGTGACGCTTACAACACCCGGGACCTCGGCGACTATCCTATCCGCTAATTTACAGAGTGTCTCGTGAGGCAGCTTTGTGGGGGTTGCTGTTCTTGCATCAATGCTGTCCCAGCATCGCACCTCGATCTGCATGCCAAAATCCCTTTTTCCATCCCTCATACCAGTAACCCTGTCCTGATGCAAAATTCCCATATATTGGAACGCGCCTGTTGAACCTAATTCTTCTTCAACAACAGTGGTTGCCTTTCTCACTATGCTGATCTTTTCTCGGGTTACTTCGCCTATGACCCTGGCTGCTAAAGCTGGTCCTGGAAAAGGTATGCGCTTGTACGTAGACTCTGGTAACCCCAAAGCATCAGCGATCTTTCTCACGCCATCCTTGCGCAGCTGGATCAGAGGCTCGATGATCTTATATCCGAACTCCTTTTGAGGATCAATACCGATCTGCTCAAAGACATTGTGCTGCCTCTTAACACCAGCAACAGTCTCGTCAACGTCTGTCAGGATAGTACCCTGCAAAAGGTACTTAGCGCCGCTCTCTTTTACAAGCAGACCAAACACATCCTTATAAAAAGTCTGCGTAACTGCCTCCCTTTTCTCTTCAGGGTCGGTTATACCTTTTAACGCATTGAAAAATTTATCCTGCGCGTCGATTATCTCTACCTGAACCCCCAGACTTTTAAATAATGCCTTGATCTTCTGAGGCTCGCCTTCTCTCATTATTCCGTTATCTATAAAATATGTCTTAAGTCTGTCTCCCATGGCCTTATGTCCCAACATTGTAACAGCACAAGAATCCACTCCTCCTGAAAGCGCGTTGATAGCCACACCGCTACCAACAGCAGATGACAGCTCTTTTACCTTTTCCCCAATAAACCCTCCTACATCCAAATCCTTTACTGTAATTTCTTTAACAGCCATATTGCCCTCCCTTTCTTTTTTATATGATACTATTACAACGACACAAAAACAAGCTTAAAATCCCTTCTTTCATAAATGTCGTAAATAGTGTATACTGGCTCCATAAAGCTATGAAGAAATCTATTAACAACTTACTTATTGCATGTCTTTTGACTGCGCAAAGCACAGTATACGCAGAAGAAATCTCATCCAGCTTTATGCCTGAGACCGAGACCAAAGAAATTACCTATGTTGATAAAAAAAGTGGCGAGTTTCGATCGAAATTAAATGTTTCTCTTAAAAAAATCTCCAAAGATGGACGCATAATTTACCAGCTATCTTCGACTGGCAAAGGTAACCATGATAAGTATCAGGATGTAGTATGGGAAAGTACTGCGGAGATGGAAGATAGAGAAGGCCTCCTCTATCCATTATATAGCATTACCACCATAAAAGAGGCAATGGATGGCATAGACATCAAACATGAAAAGCGCTTTGATTATGACAAGCGAAAGATATTTTACTCTATATCAGATAGCAAAGGAAACATTATTAAAAAGGCTGCATTTCCCATAAAAGGACTAACTACTGAGTCTAGCACAATGACGTATGTACTAAAGGTCTTTATAGCTAATCGCAATGACAAGACATATAGAGATATTTATCTACTCTCTGATAGAGCAAAGCTTTACCGCGTGACTATTAAGCCTATGGGGAAAGAAATACTAGATCTGCCTTCAGGAAAGATAGAAGCTCTTAAACTAAGACTAGTCCCTAATCTGGGGATACTTACAGGCGTAATCGGCTCATTAATACCACCCACCTATGTCTGGTACATCGACCAACCCCCCTACAAATGGCTGCAATACCAGGGCCTAGAAACAGGCATAGGCTCAACCCACATCAGGGCATACACAAACTAAAGAACCTTCCTTCACAAACTCCAGACAGTTTCCCGATTGTTGACTCGGTAGACGTCTCGCATTTTACCCAATATTGTCAAAATATACTCTTCGCTTTGTGTATTAAACTTTTTTTCTAAACGGTCGGTTTTTAATATCAGCAATATTTTATTATCAAACCTATGCCATTCTTCAAGTGCTTGCTTTATTGTCTTTTCATAATCATCAAACAAAGTAACTACTATCTGCTCTTCATTCTCAAGCATCAACGAACTAGAAGCGATATCTATTGCAATAGGGCCGTCTTTTGCGCCTTTTACTTTAACGCAAACATGATCGGGATTGTTTCTGTCTGGAAAATACCCTAATTCTGGTTCCAAGCCAATCTCCAAGTCTTCAATTGCAGCTTTAAGCGCAAATGAAAGTACTTCACAAAAGCCAGCATCAGGCGACTTGCTTTCGCTAATATTTAATTCGATATACCTATAAAGATCGCCAGCGAGCAGTGCTGCTTTAATTCTATTTTCTCTAATTTTTGTAACTGAGTCGTAAACCTTCTTCTCGTAATCTAAAAATAGTCCCTTTATTCTTTTCATTGTTACATTACCGTCCTCAAGCGGTGCCAAAACTTCGATAAGCACATAATACAAGTTGTCTAGTTTCTTCTCACACTCCTTGTCTAAGTCATCTATAGCTTTTTCTCTTAGATCGTCTCTGTATTTTATCAATCTTGCCATATTTTTATTATTATTCCCGCTTAAATAAACCCTGAGGCATCTTTTCTCCTGCGATAAAGAAAGGTCTGGATAAGCAAGACCCCAGCAAAAAACGACCCCTATCATCGTAAATATTAATGCTATATTATAAGATTTTTTAATCTTCATGATAATCTAGGCAGAGAAAGGCCATGTTTTCATGGCCTACTCCTTATATTAATTTTAATTATACCAGATTATCGACGATTCGTCAATTTAATACTGCGTAGGTCTTTTTATGAATAAGTGGGGCGTGGGGTGTTCTGCAAATGGGAGGATCCACACCGGGCGGAGGGGCCCATTTGTAGAATACCTCGCGCCCCACAATACTAGATTAAAAGATTGCTTCTCCGCCTGCGGCGAATCGCAATGACAGGTTGGGTTTTAACCTATTGAATAGATCAAGAGGGCACCCATGGCTATGACTATGATCGCCATGATCCTTGCAGTGCTAGCTGGCTTCTGGATCCACCAGTCTAGCTTGGCCTTTATCTTGTCCGGTCCAAGGATAAAGAGATAAATGCCTTTTAAGAGAGACATGATGCCCATTACAAGTATGACGCCGGATATCCTGCACTGTGATGCAGATGATAGGAAGATAACAGCGAACAAGATATTTATAACAGCGCCTACA
This is a stretch of genomic DNA from Candidatus Gorgyraea atricola. It encodes these proteins:
- a CDS encoding lipid-binding SYLF domain-containing protein, producing MKLCKILVCAIFLLSTVFYSHAIAEGNKWTRLVEESGKVLSEVQGMPDQHIPEDLIGKCQAVAIFPNTVSAGLGIGAKYGQGIIMVRNNSKDRWSSPAIFTLAGGSIGWQIGGQATDIVLLIMNKRSVDGLLQGKFKLGADAAVAAGPVGREAQASTDVQLKGGILAYSRSRGLFVGIKLEGAVIKEHLDGNKTLYGKSLSAEEILIENKGTMPKSARGVLKVLK
- a CDS encoding STAS domain-containing protein, with product MGLEVKITKKKDYVYSVELKGPIDSKTYQELEQELNEITNESTKAVILDMSGVDYVSSMGVKVVITAKKSLERKKASFAMVDLQPQVKKVFDMLKILPMFDIFDDAPEADKYIDQIIKDEIKKQST
- a CDS encoding 4Fe-4S binding protein, producing the protein MKKTQLVMIWFLPVIVIGGLFYPMLGYIVLAMMVFFLTLSFFKGRYWCWNLCPRGAFLDSVLSKVSRKKPAPKIFTKKWFRWLVFSLLMAFVVFRVIRSGGSIVAIGAIFVSMCVITTIISIALGVTTKHRAWCMICPMGTLQERIGGRLKH
- a CDS encoding inositol monophosphatase family protein, with protein sequence MISHLNLAIKAARKAGKIHKKYFGCKGGIKIKSSSFDLVTRADIEGERAVVSLIKKYFPQHNFIAEEEKYARTDSEYTWIIDPLDGTNNFSCGLPIFCVSIALTKGNETILGVVYDVMRNELFYAEKGRGAFLNRESIKVNSADSFEKSLLITGFYYNRAESMVETLGNIKEFFFKRILGLRRFGAAALDLCNVACGRAAGFWEFELSPWDFAAGRLIVEEAGGKVTGRHGEEIDTQKKSYIVASNRKIHEKILEVLK
- a CDS encoding secondary thiamine-phosphate synthase enzyme YjbQ, producing the protein MKAHTEYLTFNTKNRYDIVNITQQVAAALKKSKVKEGMCLVNSMHITSSIFINDNESGLHQDFLEWVEKLAPYNVKKYRHNLTGEDNGDAHLKRTLMGREVVVAITDGGLDFGPWEQIFYGEFDGQRNKRVLVKIIGE
- the dusB gene encoding tRNA dihydrouridine synthase DusB: MPLLTDKVFLSPMAGISSLPFRMLNRGFGCGFCFLEMINCRSLSYSSRKTQEMMKTSKEDKPLGVQILGAKKEFILKALEKLQDYQMDILDFNAACPQKKITSRGEGAALLKTPKTLNKLLKLIVKNSDRPVTAKIRLGWNDFSHARDIALYAQDAGIHALFVHGRTKEQGYSGKVNYKAIRMIKKAVDIPIVGSGDILSAELAKRMLDETGCDAITVARGALGNPWIFKEIKEFLKTGKILKRPSIKDIAKTMKLHLDLGCDFYGERRGVVNFRKFFIWYTRYFKGTKPLRNKVTRINTMLETARLVDDFLLC
- a CDS encoding ATP-binding protein, which produces MAVKEITVKDLDVGGFIGEKVKELSSAVGSGVAINALSGGVDSCAVTMLGHKAMGDRLKTYFIDNGIMREGEPQKIKALFKSLGVQVEIIDAQDKFFNALKGITDPEEKREAVTQTFYKDVFGLLVKESGAKYLLQGTILTDVDETVAGVKRQHNVFEQIGIDPQKEFGYKIIEPLIQLRKDGVRKIADALGLPESTYKRIPFPGPALAARVIGEVTREKISIVRKATTVVEEELGSTGAFQYMGILHQDRVTGMRDGKRDFGMQIEVRCWDSIDARTATPTKLPHETLCKLADRIVAEVPGVVSVTYNITKKPPSTIEAI